From the genome of Kluyveromyces lactis strain NRRL Y-1140 chromosome F complete sequence:
TTCTAGATCCATTGTCTGTACTATGCGAAACTGTTTTTGTAGGATGACCATATTTCTGTTGAGCAATCTCCAATGCTATAGCATACATCTCCTCTTGGCTTAGTGTCTTCTGATCAGATGTAGGAACAGTAGGGACGGCAACTGCTTCATTCCGTTTCTTACTTTTGAATAtggattttcttttcgtGGCGTTATTGTCCGGTGTAGCTTGATCCGTAGTATCCTTTTCTGGTTCAAGTTGTGCATTGGGAGTATCTCTCAAAGTCATCCTCTTGGACATTGTACTTTTCCTTCCAACTGATTTCGCTTCTGTGTTCTGAACCTGCGATATACCTTGATGTTGAACTTcttgctgctgctgcacCCCCTGTTTCTGGACCAGGGGTTTTCTTGAAGTGTatgattttgaattgttATCAACATCAACTTTATTCACTTTTGCCAGGAAATGGTCCTGATCATCTTCCGCAAATGCACCTGATTCTTCAACGACATCTGATGCGTCAGTGAAGTGCTCTTCCCCTTCCTCTTCCGAATCACTTCTGATGTTATTCGCAGCTGAGTTATTTATAGCATTCGAGTTGAAATTGGCCAATCTCTGGTTTGTCCGTGGTTGCGATTCGGATAACGGAGCAGCAGGAGGAGTGGCGGACAGCTCATCGGAGATTGGGAACTCATCATTTTCAGCAAACTGCTGGAAATGAAACTGAGGGTCTTCAACCAGCCCAGCAGTTTGCGTGGTAGTTTCCACGTATTCCATCCCGTTGATCCTTCTTATAGTCTGCGTCGTGATCGATTGCGTTCTGCCCATCATATCTTTAACCTCTTGTGTCTTGATGATAATAGATCCGTTACCACCTCCAGCAAATGAACCGGTCCTTGAACCAACCCTGGCTACTGAACCAGTCATAGAACCAGTTCTACTGCCAACACCACGACTGGAAGCTGTACCTGTTCGTGGTATGGCAGAAACAGACCTTCTATTCCCGACATTACCGGTTCGAGGAGCGTATGCTCCACGAGCAGTAAAACTGTAACTTCTAGGAATATAAGACgattgctgttgctgctgtcCAGGATGACCCATCCGGAGACTGTTAGCTCTTGATATATTTGTATAGCCTCTTTCTGGATAATTCACCAGGGATCCAGCCCTTGCACTAGCAGCAAAGGCCGCATCTGCAGAAAGCTCGTGGCTCTTAAGGTAATTATCACCCTGATTTACAGAATTACCACCGCTACCATTGTAATGATAGTCATACCTGGATAAGTCTGGAACCCTAGTGGCTTTTCTCCTGTTTCCTAAATTCATACCAAATACCATTGTTGAGGATTTCGATGTATACTGTTCAGTATAGCACTTTGACCAGAGAAGAATAGTGATATAAGCCGAGCAGCGAAAAGGGTATAATTAAGCTTCCTCAAATTTCGCTATTTAAAGgtatattatatatatgtccgtatttatatacatgcttctttgtttatATCAATGCATcctttattattattctgTGATTTATGTTCCATTTTTCACTTATGGAACAATCGAAATTTGCTATCTCTGCGAATTTATATCGAGAAACGGTTAGAAACGGCTGTACAAGAAAGCAAGGAAACCAGGGTGTTTGCTTCGAGACAGAAAGGAGTAGACGCAATATGGGACCTGATTCAAAATAGCAGTCTGTTGCAAAGGACATTCAGACAGGTTTACGATGGACAAGTTTACCAGGTAAGGGTACGATGTTTTGGTCCGTTCGGAATATGAACGCACACAAgatatatatgtatgtatacagtcacgtgattatTTATAAACCACGTGACACAGACCAAATCACATTTGGGGCTGTCATCAACGACGTACAAAGTGATGAATTCTCTCTCCAACTCACTCAGCTCAATTACGCGTGCCACTGGCCTCGAAACGTGTGATGTTCGTACTTGTATCAATGACGACCTCTCTGAGGTCGTCATACATAACTATCCAAAACTGAATTCCACTCGTAACCGCATTTCCCCCTTCTCTCTTGGATCAATGGAGTCACTTTTTTCATTCCAGCatgataatttcaacatcaaaattatataagtatgaaaaaaaagttgatgatAATTTGAACGAAGAACTATATTCCATGTTTAACCTGAACTTGAAATGTTATAAGAATTTCTGACAcgttttgttttcttgCGTGATTGCTTCAATGCAAGAGTATATTAGTATATTATATATCTTGATTAAATTTTTATGAATTATTTTCTTGTACTTTAATTTCAGGTATATCCTCAACGATCAGTAGAGTCATAAAACTACAAATATAAGTAACCAGCGATGTCCCAAGATTTGTCCCATGTTCCAGAATCCATCAGAATGGTCTTGATTGGCCCACCAGGTGCTGGTAAGGGTACCCAGGCTCCTAACTTGACCGAAAGATTCTGTGCTTGTCATTTGGCTACCGGTGACATGTTAAGATCTCAAGTCGCCAAGCAAACTCCATTGGGTATTGAAGCCAAGAAGATTATGGACGATGGTAAGTTGGTCTCTGACGAAATCATGATTAACATGATTAAGGATGAGTTGACTAACAACCAAGACTGTAAGAAGGGTTTCATCTTGGACGGGTTCCCAAGAACCATCCCACAAGCTGagaaattggatgaaatgTTGGCTCAACAAGGTAGACCATTGGAAAAAGCcgttgaattgaagatcGATGATGAATTGTTGGTTAGCAGAATTACTGGTAGATTGGTTCATCCAGCTTCTGGTAGATCTTACCACAAGGTCTTCAACCCTCCAAAGACTGAAATGAAGGACGATATCACCGGTGAAGATTTGGTCCAAAGATCTGATGACAACGTCGAAgcattgaagaagagattgaCTTCTTACCACAAGCAAACCGAACCAATTGTCGATTTCTACAAGAAAACTGGTATCTGGGCTGGTGTCGACGCTTCCCAACCTCCAAAGACCGTCTGGTCTGATATCTTGAAGTGTTTGGGTAAGAACTAAACTTGAATATAAATTTCACTATTATTTATGGTGTTTCCCATTTTATAACGAATCAGGatatgaatcaaaaacaacaaaaaagtaGCATAGATTATGATCAGCACCTCACCCAAGATATCGTATCTTAGCTTTTTTTTACCTTCTTTTGGTGGTGTATAGTTTATGTAACATCAAAAGTACAGAATCATTTAACGATAATACCAATAGTGTTCTGTTTTTTAAAATAGGGAACAAGGTAAATGTAGTCAGAGAGGCTTCACTTACGTGCAAGAACTGACTTTTTTGGGGGAGAATAAGACAACTCCAGCGACCGGAATACTCAGAAGCGAGATCGACAATGCATTACTCTATCCAACTAATACGCCTACCTCGCAAAAGATTTTAAAAGGCCAGACAGCCATCACTCACGGGACTAATGCTTAAATTGAGGCGGTTTATACTCACTTCTACTTCCAGTCTTATgttatttcattttccagATCAAAATGTGCATAACAGTGTTCAGCGGCAGGCTGGGAAATGTCGTTGTCGTTCTGTAAAGAAACATTGGGAAAAAATTGCTTctagaagaaatacaacTACGTCTTGTTCTGTGGACTTTGTAACGTTTAATAGGGTTCCCCGCATTTGTTTTTTCGAAATTGCAGATCTGAAGCGCAGAGACAGCGTAGGATGTGATTACGTGACGATTATATGCAACTGGCCACCATAAAGCATTCTACAGTGGCAGTACAAGGTTACAAACGAATTATATACCGGGTACTTGCAGGTGTATTTGCCTGAAAATCTACTGCAGTATATTTAATGTATCTAGGGAACATAATCATGCTCTGCCAATGAGATTATCTAAGAAAAAACTGTCCAGTGTCACTGAACAGAGAGAAATTTGATGGGACTTTCCTGTGAGGATCTCAGAATTGATATGAATAGTGTGTTCAGTGAAGTTTTTGAACTCAGGAAGTAAATAATCAACTCAGGTTTTACGCCTATTATACTATTGTACGCGTCGACATTTTATTGGGCAGGTTTCTTTCGGAGTTTTCATATATATGCTTGGATTAAAAATTATCCAGCTCGACCTCTTTGCATCACATCCTTTATTGTTTAAGTAGTCAATTAATAATGGTACACACGTCAGTCTATGAAAGCCAGGTGATTGTGTATTACGCTTCGGCAAAAGTGCAATGTCACCTCACTCCACAGTAGAATTTCACGCAAAAGGTAAAGtattgaaatatcaagCCCAAAATACATCCATACATTCAACTTTACACCGTCAAATCCCTCATCCCTCATCTACCCAAATCTCTTTGTTATATCTCACTTGGTGTCCTTGTAATTACTCAATTAGGCCTTTTTGCTGACGGACATATATCTTTCACACTTACTTAAAAACGAAAATGATTCATCTTAAAAAAACACGATGATTAGatacaaaatattcaagaataGAGCGCGTTAACAGCAACTGGTAACGTCTTTGATCTGAAATCCAAGGTGAAATACATTATTAATCTTGAATTTAATtgattgatatttttcCAGGGTCCTTTGTTGCTATTCAGCATCTTATTTCGACGTAAAAAAACAGGGGTACTTTTAAGGTTATACTGACATTGATAATGTCTAAGACAGGTGCTAATCTCAACCCTAACACCTCTGTTGGTATGGATTTGCGACAGTATAGTAAATTGATACATTCGAATAATAAATGTGATATCAAACAACATAAGGTAAATTTGGTGAAGAAACCGAGGGGAAGACCCAAGAAACACGTCGAGACGAAATTATGCGGACCAAACCTTGTACCGAATTTAAATGGTTCTGGTGACTTCAGAGTCAAAATTCAGGAGGAAGTTTCTATCAAGCTTCGATACTGTTTCAATACAAAACCTACAAACTGGATGTATTTCTGGTTTATTTCACACGTCCTGCCGGAGTTCTCATATCAGATGTGGTATAGTATCGTGCAATTGAAACATAGACAAGATCTTGTTGAACTCATGATTAATCGGTTTGAGTTCTTGAAACTTATTGCAATGCAACAATTTGCTCAGGGTAGCAAAAACATTGACAGAACTTGGGAATCTAAACGGATTTCATATAGCCATGATCAATTGGCGtgtttgtttcttgaatcatTCAATGCCATTTCGATGGAAAATTGGAACGACGAAATTTTAAGATTACAGAATAGGCTGTGGGCAAAGGTTAAGGATAAGTCAATAAGAGATTCAAGATCTGATGACATTTTATCTATTCACGATAAAGTGTTTTTGTTAGCAGAAACTTGTAATCGCCAGATTACTCCTGCCATCGAATGGATGATCATTACCCTTGAAGATATTTATGCCATCAATAAGAATTCTATGAGTAACGATTTTAAAGGAAGCTCAACTGCTGCTAATATACCTATTCTGACTAAGAACTATAACTGCAATAAGAAATTTTCTGCCAATGATAACGACGTGCGATCTACAATCCCAGTACTTTCCATTAACGCGTCTGATTTTCAAACGAATACATTGGGCATCAATGAGCGATTGATAAAGGGTATCACAGCTTGCCTGAGGGGAAATAGAGGTGGAAAAACCGAGTCTTATGAAAGGATACAAGTTCCAGTACTTTACGAGTTAATGATGCCTGAGCTACCAAAGAGGAACCTGAAACGTCTATTACAACATTCTAAAGATATTTTCTTAAGCAAATTACAATTGTTGGATAACAACGAACTAAGCAGTTACTTAACAGAAGGGAGTCAAGACGTACAATTCGAGATCAGTTATCGAAATTGTGTTCTTTATCACTCTTTATGTCAGTCTTCGTTCATCGCTGGAATAAAACCCGTAGTGTCAAGtaaagaagaggaaaaagaagaaggtagATCACTTGACCACATCAAATTTAGCCTGGAGCCCTTCGATGAGCTGCCAGAGGTGTGTATCGAAACTGAAGGTTTTACGCCAGCTAGAAAGCTGTGGCATGATAGATGGATGTCAGAATTGGCAAAATCAAAGGTCTACTTCGTAGAAGGATTTCCAAAGGGGGCCACTGAACATGAACGAAAGTATTGGAACAGATTAGAAGAATTGCTTGTTCACTATTTTAAACATTTCGGTGTCACTTTCATAGGGTTCAGTATCAATGACTTTGAAACTGTCAAATTACCACCTCCATGTTTACAGACTAGATATGTCATATTCAGAAGAGAGGGAcctttg
Proteins encoded in this window:
- the MSC3 gene encoding Msc3p (weakly similar to uniprot|Q7LIF4 Saccharomyces cerevisiae YLR219W MSC3 Protein of unknown function green fluorescent protein (GFP)-fusion protein localizes to the cell periphery msc3 mutants are defective in directing meiotic recombination events to homologous chromatids potential Cdc28p substrate); protein product: MVFGMNLGNRRKATRVPDLSRYDYHYNGSGGNSVNQGDNYLKSHELSADAAFAASARAGSLVNYPERGYTNISRANSLRMGHPGQQQQQSSYIPRSYSFTARGAYAPRTGNVGNRRSVSAIPRTGTASSRGVGSRTGSMTGSVARVGSRTGSFAGGGNGSIIIKTQEVKDMMGRTQSITTQTIRRINGMEYVETTTQTAGLVEDPQFHFQQFAENDEFPISDELSATPPAAPLSESQPRTNQRLANFNSNAINNSAANNIRSDSEEEGEEHFTDASDVVEESGAFAEDDQDHFLAKVNKVDVDNNSKSYTSRKPLVQKQGVQQQQEVQHQGISQVQNTEAKSVGRKSTMSKRMTLRDTPNAQLEPEKDTTDQATPDNNATKRKSIFKSKKRNEAVAVPTVPTSDQKTLSQEEMYAIALEIAQQKYGHPTKTVSHSTDNGSRNEMTPILEDADVEQPHVLPTTLHLPTREEQIQHEQLQQPTAAIPTNEKSRHPKKKVKSILDRVVQFSQENSGNQPPKQHRGKQYSQQPPDVAPSNGTTDNFDTNASGHNINHNNNNHNNNNNTSSSSSLRHESGANPVVVTEDTTVLAASTAATPVDVNEPGNPDHVIPASSPSIDNTPRINEKTKSKKKNEKGSFFKRLFKSNKTHINTK
- the ADK1 gene encoding adenylate kinase ADK1 (highly similar to uniprot|P07170 Saccharomyces cerevisiae YDR226W ADK1 adenylate kinase); the protein is MSQDLSHVPESIRMVLIGPPGAGKGTQAPNLTERFCACHLATGDMLRSQVAKQTPLGIEAKKIMDDGKLVSDEIMINMIKDELTNNQDCKKGFILDGFPRTIPQAEKLDEMLAQQGRPLEKAVELKIDDELLVSRITGRLVHPASGRSYHKVFNPPKTEMKDDITGEDLVQRSDDNVEALKKRLTSYHKQTEPIVDFYKKTGIWAGVDASQPPKTVWSDILKCLGKN
- a CDS encoding uncharacterized protein (no similarity) — translated: MSKTGANLNPNTSVGMDLRQYSKLIHSNNKCDIKQHKVNLVKKPRGRPKKHVETKLCGPNLVPNLNGSGDFRVKIQEEVSIKLRYCFNTKPTNWMYFWFISHVLPEFSYQMWYSIVQLKHRQDLVELMINRFEFLKLIAMQQFAQGSKNIDRTWESKRISYSHDQLACLFLESFNAISMENWNDEILRLQNRLWAKVKDKSIRDSRSDDILSIHDKVFLLAETCNRQITPAIEWMIITLEDIYAINKNSMSNDFKGSSTAANIPILTKNYNCNKKFSANDNDVRSTIPVLSINASDFQTNTLGINERLIKGITACLRGNRGGKTESYERIQVPVLYELMMPELPKRNLKRLLQHSKDIFLSKLQLLDNNELSSYLTEGSQDVQFEISYRNCVLYHSLCQSSFIAGIKPVVSSKEEEKEEGRSLDHIKFSLEPFDELPEVCIETEGFTPARKLWHDRWMSELAKSKVYFVEGFPKGATEHERKYWNRLEELLVHYFKHFGVTFIGFSINDFETVKLPPPCLQTRYVIFRREGPLKMNKNPRLWDYGKAIRFLQDMGLDVSSLQNIFSLLQDGTLRKRKIKRDGKGHRSSQKRFKRGTVTEEKLVSPTFDWNESLEQVKFASSAITGTPQLARPLVTTGLRKHVKEDSVELDGSIEKDTNSLSVSGKLSDAELSEDKSVIDGNTTICGAASLKASRFEPPQFVAESSQLSDMVKKPIEEPDSFYTAPETTDSDDDLETEDIFQEISSHANKTWNSTKNQIPKRYHGIISGMLDSINEFTVSKLIEENQQWSNLFSERDQLIHTLSSKLIEKEKLVATYQGKLQQIHAESSTEKLPQ